The genome window CACAGAAGAGAAAATCTAGGCGAGCCGATGCATCATATGTTCCGGGCGATCCGTCGTGTGATGGATGAGCATCCCGATGTGAAAGCGATTTATCCCATTCATATGAATCCGGTTGTGAGGGCGGCGGCGGATGAGGAACTGAAGGGCAGCGACAGGATTCGAATCATTGAACCACTGGATGTGCTGGACTTCCATAACTTTTTATCGCGCAGCTACCTTATTCTCACAGATTCTGGCGGTATTCAGGAAGAAGCACCGAGCCTTGGAAAACCGGTATTGGTTATGCGTGATACGACGGAGAGACCGGAGGGGATTGCCGCTGGGACTCTGAAGCTGGTCGGTACGAGTGAAGATGTAATTTATAATACGTTTTCAGAGCTGCTCACAAATCAGGACAGCTATAATGTTATGGCTCATGCATCGAATCCTTACGGGGATGGCTTTACAAGCGAAAGGATTGCGGATATACTGGAAGGAAAAGAACCGAGGAGCATTTTACTATTACGATGAGGGTGCTAAACTAACCACATCTGATATTGTGTTTCAAATTAAAAAAGGAATCACTATGAACCCTATAAACCCAACAACTCTATTCCTAATCGTCAACGGTTTTGATACTGCACATAAGCTGTCGACTTCCTATGCCTGTTTCCGTGCTTTTGTGTGTGGGCAATATAACGTAGAGGAGAATTCCGCTTCTCTTGTTCCGCAATCCACTCAGTTACCAGACGGCGGTGAACGGTATGATCCAGACGAGGTCGCAACATACATTGTTCAGGTGATTGATATGGCGGTTGGCGGGAACTGGGGGGATTTGGAATCATGCTTGGGATTCCAGCTTTATGAGAGATTGCGATTCGACTTAAGGGTAATTAATTATGAAGGCAACGATAATGATATGTGGAATGATGCGGAAGTCAATGGTCAGCTTGCATCAGGATTGAGATACACTTTTGAGGAAATGAAGCACTTATTTTACAGGTGGGTCAAGGAGCGGCTTTCCGTAATCAATTATGAGGATGCGGCGGGAAATACGCACACGGAAGAGACAAGAAACGGAATCAAGAAACTTCTGACTGGACAGGATATGGAGAAAACGGCATTCCTATGCTTTAATTATACGTATACGCTGCAAAAATTATACGACGTTCAAGAAGATGGAATCTGCCAGATTCACGGAACTGTGGATGGAAGTGAGGAATCAATCCTTTTCGGTCATGGAGACGAATCTGATATAGAAAACAGTTAATTAATGAAGTGGGTTCTGAATACGAACTGGGTGTGCTGAAACGTTATCTACAGAAAGATACACAGCAGGCGATCATGGAACATGGTGATTTTTTTTGCAGGCCGGATCAGGTGAAAGCGGTCTATTCCTATGGCTTTTCGTTTTCTGATGCAGATATGGTCTATCTGGATGAGATAGAGAAACATAGCAATCCGGGGGATGTCACATGGTATCTGAACCGTTGGGATGTAGGAGAGAATCCCGGATTTAAGACCTTGCTGGAGGAGCGTGGCTATCAGGTTGAAATTGCGGAGTGGTAAAAGCAGGATTTATAAAGGCGTAGAATAGTGAAACGGTGTATAAACATTTTGGGTTTAATGATGTCGAGTTCGGAGTAACTCTGGAATGAGAACATTATTTATGGTGGTACAAGCGTATGGTAATTAATAATAAAACATTTAAACAATGGACGGCAGACGATCTTACAGCATTGATTAGTAACGATGATTTCAGAGAAAGCCAGACACTGGACTTTAAGCGTACATTCGAGTTCCTGGAAGCAGAAGATAGAAAGCAGAAAGCAAAGGCAAAAGACGA of Roseburia hominis contains these proteins:
- a CDS encoding AbiH family protein codes for the protein MNPINPTTLFLIVNGFDTAHKLSTSYACFRAFVCGQYNVEENSASLVPQSTQLPDGGERYDPDEVATYIVQVIDMAVGGNWGDLESCLGFQLYERLRFDLRVINYEGNDNDMWNDAEVNGQLASGLRYTFEEMKHLFYRWVKERLSVINYEDAAGNTHTEETRNGIKKLLTGQDMEKTAFLCFNYTYTLQKLYDVQEDGICQIHGTVDGSEESILFGHGDESDIENS
- a CDS encoding AbiH family protein; amino-acid sequence: MLKRYLQKDTQQAIMEHGDFFCRPDQVKAVYSYGFSFSDADMVYLDEIEKHSNPGDVTWYLNRWDVGENPGFKTLLEERGYQVEIAEW